The Centroberyx gerrardi isolate f3 chromosome 8, fCenGer3.hap1.cur.20231027, whole genome shotgun sequence genomic sequence AATGTTATATGAACTGCAGTTTAggtttaaccctaaccctaacccttgagTGAATTCAAGGTAACTGACACCAAATCTTAATCTCTCCCTCAAGTCAATTTACACTGTCAAATTTTAAATTAAGTGACATAATGTAGTGAGTATTTGTGTCATCATGAATAGTGTAGAAACCTGTTAAGATATTAatgaaggttgctggtttgagtCCCCAAACTGGTCTGGAATATCTGGGCAGGGAGAGCGAATGAAGACACGCTCCCCTCCCTAAACAACTACTGCCAATGTGCCAAAGAGCAAGGCATGTAACCATTaactgctccagtgaagctgcatAGTGGTCACCAGACTGTCGTTgaccagtgtgaatgtgtgtaactgtatgaataaGAAGCAGGAAAGGGCTGAAAAAGAGTGTAATTAATAAACAAAAGTGAAGAAATCCAGATATAAACAAGCTTTCACGTATTTGCAACCCCCTCCATAGTCCGCAAGAACCTTAAGAGGAGAAAAGATTGCTCATGGTCATCTCACCACCTATTATAAAATAGGCCAGATAAATCCAAGATAAGATTAGGGATGATTAACATGTTAAAGAAAACAGACTGATAGGGCAGTGGCGGAAAGTAAGGGACAGCTTCTATCACATGAATAAAGTTCCAACCTGTTTTTTCTACATGGCTCCCCCTGTTGGCATCTGTCCATTCAAACTAGAATAACCAAAACATCATAAGCGTTTTGGTGGATGCTGTAATCCAAAGCACTTTACAGGaccattttttaaatctttatttacccagggaaagttgactgagtaCGCCTGCTCTTTTTCATCACCACCGTGCTACATTCACACAGCTAAatgggcaataagtaagattttcccTGCCCCATAGAGCAAAATTACCACAAAAGATCTGTGGAGGTTGATatggttgttgatcaataccaatatgACTCAGCGATTACTTGGTCAGATGCTGAGATCTCTGACTTTCAAAACTTTCCAGCCTGTACCCTTGCCCGGTGTCCAGCTCCCATGGATCTCAGTCTTTTGCCCTTTTttaatttgcatggtgattcatagcggtctggtCAAGCCTATCCACCACTGATTCACTGATGCAGTTTCTCGCCCCGACCGATTGGTACCagtgttagttgtcagttatcaaaatctttgaccaatcacagtagcaaagcagattgaCTTAATGTGGACCACCAATAGTGGTGTTCACTTCCCAGcttttaaacagctgattgttcctgttttaattcatcaaTGGCATTaagttttttaaggactgacgACATCGCTAAATCTAGCTCGCTGTCATCCAATTCCTTTGCCGGCTGCCATTTTGGTAGTTGTTTGGTAGTTGCACTCTGTAATGCTCGTCATAAGTAGGTTCGCCTACATCGATCATCCAATCAGGTATGTCGGACAATATCTGTCCAAATTAACTGCCGGTGGATAGGCTTGAGTCCAGACTGCTATGAAACACcgtgcaaattcaaaaagtgctaaggACTCCGATTCAATGGTGCTGGACAGCAGGCAACCTGAAccctgttttggaacaaaaactccccagcCACTCTGCCAGAGACTTGTATAGGAGGAGAGAACTTCTACTTCtctgttgttgcagttcctagtggtcaccaatagaggtcagagaatacttaatgcacctttaaagagtaactaaacaccaaacccaaatctgtgtaaagcctgaaatctactgaaattgccatctgctattggctggagTGTCATCCAGCTGCAGACTCCAGTTGGGCAGAAATAAGAACTGGCTGTGTGCTTCTTCAAAAACAGTTTCATTTCATGTTGTTGAAACAATGCTGTTATAGAAGCTGTTTCAATCtatatttgttgttattttttatgttaGTTTTAGCCTCAAACCAACTTGCGGTTCAGAGAAGttggtttcaaaataaaagcacggaAATCGACAGTCTTAACAATAGGAATTTCAATATGTAGGGGAACATATGATTTCAAACTAAATTGAAAATCGAGCTGTGAAATTCAAAAAGGGGCAACACTGACTAAGTTTAATAGTAATTTTGAGTTTACGTACAAAACTGCGGGGAGGTGCTTACATGACAAGGTAATTGTGCACATTTCAACAAAAATAATGACTGAACTGATTTGGTCAAATTGTTATTCCCTTATTTAACCAGTTGCTGACTAAGAGAACACTTTAATTAACAGCAGAAGCACAGGACAGCAGTTACAGTAGttacaggcagagagaggcaacaTTCACATTTTCCCACCTACTGTAGGCCTATTGATGGTGGCAGACAGAAAAGCGCTGCGTTTAATGGAACGACCAAATGTGCATTTACAACAGagaggcagcagggggcagcaacAGCTTGGTGAACTtctctggttctctgtgttGTGAACTTCATTGACATTCAGGAGTATTGGCTTCAATGGAGGAATGTAATGAGGATGTTCAACATAAAGTGTAtagttaaaaaaacacaacataattttgtcattttaaccaGTACCAAGGTGACAAGACCCGGTGGGCCTCATCAAGAACCCTCAAAACCATGGAGATACATATCAACTTCCACAAGGACCCACCTGTACTCGCCTCCCCCTGGAAATCAACGGCAATTGTGAACCCAGCTGAGTTATTAAAATTCCTTGGGACCACCATCAACTCCCTCAAACAGGATGAGAACTTTCTGTGATGAGTCAAGAAAGCACAGCAGAGGAtgagaattttcttttttttttgtttagcaatttttattgattttccatTAAACCCATCGTACAGTGTTTGCAGCATAAATTGGAAATAAAAGTGTATACAAGCATGGGACAGCTGCATTATTCAAATGATTACAATTATGAAAGGTACCCCATccaaccctccccccccccacccgccccacCCCAACCATCCCCACTTGTCCCCTTAAGTCCAGATCTTCACAAGAATGATTGTCCATTGAGGTGTTTGTCCAACCAAGGATTGCAGAAGGAGTACATATAGTGCATTATTCAAGGATAAGTGAGAGGATGAGAATTTTCTTACGGCAACTGAGGAAGCTCAATGTCTCTCCACCGATCCTTATGAAATTTTACAGAGCCACCATTGAAAGCATCCTTACATCTTCCATTACAGTCTGGcactgctcttcctcctcaagcTCCAAGAAGAAGCTGCAGTGTGTTGCATTCGAGTGCTGACTTAAGGTGCCATATATTACGatggtttatttattattattttctatttatcaTTCTTGCACCACTGTGTTATTTACACTATTCATAAGGCCATCTGAATGTGCAATACTATATACCCCTACATTATATTGTTCTATATTTTGTAAAAATGGCCAGCAATAAAGTAATCTTTCAGTGCTACTTACTGGAATTATTGGACATTTAAATCTGCTGAGTTTCTCGCTTGCTATCTGCTGATCCATGGCAAACCATGATGAAACAGGTTACCTACATCACAGGTAAtcaagatcagccaatagcagattacAATTGTAATAGCATGcttttaaccagtagatgttgtatactgtatatcagcgcTCATGtcatgcctcttgtccaatcaaattactcaaccggaactaactgttgtagaAATTGCAATAATCCACAATAATGAGGTACTATAATTCTCAGAACGTTTCCTACCCACATTATCTATACATACTGTTCCCCTAATGTAACACAGATATAACAATTGGTTTGTATGTAAGTTAATGTGTTATGTACCTTACGTAGTCAGTAGATGATAAATGCTAATTCTTCATTTTCATGTGTTGATAATAAGAATACAATTGTGAACAAAAACGGAGAGAAAGTTAAAGTTCCACATGATTTTATTATTGCTCAAATTTTACAAAAGcacataaaaaatattaaagcacagccaaaataaaatatattttgccATTTACCACACAAAATGTATATGGAATTATTTTAATTGTCACACATGATTTGTTTTAATATCACACACAGTGAATCAGGCTCAGTTTTTCATCTGATATGTCATATATCTTCCTGTGTCTTTTCCGTCAGTCTTTCAGGGGCAAGGCTGGGCGTTGGCTACAGGTTTACAGTGGTCGATCACGGCCTGGACTTCTCCGATCTCGACGCCATCGTACGTCCCTGTGATGGACGTCCACTTGGTCTCCCCGTTGCGGTAGGTCCGGCTGAGGAGTGCGGTGTAGGAGATGTCGGTCTTGAATTTGCGTCCCACCATGCGGACGCTGCATGAGTGGTTTGGCGGTACGGTGACCTGCACGGACACAGAGTGGCTGAGCGTCTCCACCTTGGTGGTTCCCTGGCTGAACTCCATTGTCATTTCAGTGCCGAACTCGATGCCCGTGGAGCCGATGTACGGGATCCCGGCGGTGATGGTAGTCTTGAAACTCAGCGTGGTGGCTCGGCCGATGTTCCAAGTTTTCCCCAACTCGGTCGTCTTGGAGATGGTCACCGTCTTCACCACCGACTGGCACTGGTTGTTGGTGGCCCCAGAGATGCGCATGGTTTCCGGAGGATACTGGAAGATCACGGCCTCATTGACGGCGTACCTGACGTTGGAGATGTGCTGGCTGGTGATATCTTTATTGATGGTCAGGACTTCGTAATACTTGTACCAATACTCCTTGCCTTCCCAGGGTAGGAAGAAGGCCTTAAACCCAGGGACAACCTTCCCAAGACCGTACTTGTTCTTCCCTACGTAGACATCCACCCTGGGGCCGATCATGACCGAATGTTGCGGCACTGAGCCCCAGGAACCCTCCTTCCACTCCAGGAACTCAAAGTTGTCTTTGTTGACCAGGATCTCGAACGGGGAGCCAAGGTACTCTTTGTCTCCATAGGGGTAACGGCACTGAGGGCCCAGACTAGGGTTGTAGAAGCCGGCCGAGGTACTATATTTGCAGACATAGTCAGTGCGACCATTGTACTTATTGTCGATGGAAACGGCTCCATTTGGGAGAGAGCCGGGCCAGGTCAGCCATTTCAGGTTCACGGTGTCATCGAACATGAAGGAGGAAGCAGGAGTCAGTAGAGAGACTgtgagaaggagaggcagaaagTTACATTTTGAACCAAACCAAATACAATTTATTCATAGTGGTTTTTAGGTAAAGACAAGTTTGTCATAAAATGATTTTCCAGGGCAAAAGAAGAAAACTGCCCCAGTGTGAtcactgaaaaatgtatttgaggtCAATGATTTTCTCTTAGTGACTTCTGAAGTAGCCTATCTCTGGAGTAAGATCCTGAAATGTGGGGattccttgacattttgaaattgaattctTCACCTCACACTTCTTGACAATTCCCTTTTGTTTCCCTAAAATATCTTGTAAGCAATTGTTCATTGAAAGAATCGACTCATCGGACAGAACGACTGGTCGGGCAAAACAACTGTCCGTTATGGATATTGTGTTCTTTCCGACTACAGTTGTCATCCTATCATTTTGGGCTTATATCCGTGATTGGAGAAATTACATTTGTTTGTGGACGGAACAAGGTGGTGTGAGCTCACTGTACTTCACTGAGGATGCATTTGGTTTTACTCGTAGCTAGGCTATAGGCTACGAATGACAGTACTATCAAAATTTTAATGTGTTCCTTTGTTCCAGCACGTTGTATTTGTGGTGCGTTTGGCTAATGTAGTGTTTGTTGCAGCATGCTTTTTATTTGCTGAATGCATCTTGCTTATGTAGCGCCAATTGCCTGTCTCCGCCACTCTAATTTCATGACAAACATGTCTGTTAAAAACACTGTAGAAATTCATGtgcctggtgaagaaaaatcaTGAACATTCATAATGCCAGTTTCCTACCCAGCAGGGCCAGAAGCACCAACACTGACAGCTTCATCTGGGGACGGGACATAGAGGATCATTTAGTTATAATACCAGAGAaggtgttctttactgtgatgcATGACATGAAGAATCACAGaatttatataatattataaataatatacataatatatatatatatataatattgaGCTTTTAATACAGTGGTTACCAAGTTACCAAAAGGTTTCTTAAAGGAGTGTTCATAAATGAGAATTTAAAAAACACAGGAGACAAGATAGACCGCTGCAGTGACCTGGTCACCACAAGAGTTGTCATCGGCAatctatagaggctttgcagcagCTTTGAATGAGCAGAAACTATGAACAGCATATTATGTGTTATGGACGAAGAATATGTGAAGATTATGTCCACCataaattggattatgtgacaatagcacaaattggacacaacattttcatctgtttgtcacgtgaaaaggttagctaatgtttatgtttaggcaagtaaaacacctttatttaaggttagggttaggttaaggcaACTTAGCTTGGTTAAGCTTcaggaaaggctttggtcatggttaaataagaactTTCGCTAAAAATTAAACCTTCgctcacagtagaaatcttgGTCTGAGTTGGGAAACAAACACGAATCGTCAGAGTTTAAATGTttagcaggctaatttagctaaacaactgatgttaatgttacgctagcttctactagatatgttagctagtttgctagtccaacgtgatctcataaaaatgtgttaaatgggCACGAAGTCTGAAATGGCTAGTAGCGCTTAATGGGAATTATAAACACAGTTTTCTTGGTTGCTTGTTTCTCAAATGCCATCATGAAGACCAGTCGCTCTCCTGTGCCGAATCTCCAGTGTGAACTCAGAGATAGTGAACAGGCCCCTAGTACAGTTCTCCTGAGCCTCATATCAAAGACCACATTTTGGAGTATGGGTTAAGACCAAGACCTGCTTAATCAAGTCCAAGTAAACAGAGAATCAAAGGTGGTCAAGTtacagaaggagaagaaaatgtgtttatttattataattttgtGTTACAATACCTGTTTATAATCCTGCAATTCACAGCTATTCAGTAAGTGAGTAGGCTACTGCACAGTCAGTGCAGTTTTAGCATCAAACTAACTAACCTTGATCCACACTCATATGTTTCGCTCTTAGGCTTCAACATGATCTAACGTTTGGCAAGAacgttagattagattagattcaactttattgtcactgcACAGAGTACAAGTACTAAGGCAATGAAATGCAGTTTGGCATCTAACCAGAAAGTGCAAAATAGTACTATAAAGTGTAAGGTgtaataaatatgaatatacagtatgtacagtggTTTACATGTACAATAGTGCAATTAttgtatgtaaaaaataaaaatataggtATGGGATATAAAATATGGGTGTGggaattaataaaaataaacaagagagaaaatgagatcaTGATGAATCCTAAGAGCGACAACTTATGTGAATATGGATCAAATTCTTTTTAGTTATTACAGTCTTTTTAAATCTTTGCACCACTTGagacatttaaataaaatataagaaaacATTACACAATACTCAGGTAGGGATGGATGATTACACATTTTATGAAGTCGATTCCAACTCcttgtaatggaattgatggaatcTATTCTAAATTGATtccaattccaaatgaaaatcaacagaaaaatgTAAGTTTTATGCCGGTTGGCATTCAACCAATGAGCCTTGAAtttgtccctctccctcctcacttgttgtgaaatggatcagaccaaggcaatCGAACACAGATGAGTGTAGATAGGCCTAAGTCagaatgaattaattacaaatttgtttaaacaGTTTCTgagtcgactctccatccctatACTCAGGCCTTTTACTCTATTTGAGACCTCATTTTGTAAAGAACTCTTCAGTTATTGAATAATAGAAGAATAGCATAATAACAGAATTATATAATTAGAAAATACTGATTTATGCAAATCCATCATCATCTGTCTTTGTCCTCGGTGTAATTCACTgagcacacagaaaacacactgaataGCACTCACCGTTACAGTTGCACACTGGAGTCTGCCTCCAGTCACCTGAAGGTTTATATAGCTGCTTTATGGCTGAATCATAAAGCAAATCATGCACTTTCACTTTGTCTGGGCTCAGACACGGACCAATAAACAGGAACTGGTGCAGTGGGATTGTAAACAGTTTAACAGGACAGGTATTTTTTGTCTATCAGATTACGATTGGATTCAACtcagtttttccccaaaattTCCTCTACCAAGGAGATTGCTTTCACCAGTtcgtctgtcagcaggatatctcaaaaacatatgaatagatttccatgaaatttggtggacagatcgccCGTGGGCAAAGGAACAACTGATTATATTTTGGTGGCGATCTGGATCTGCAATTTACGCCATTAAACGATTATGTTTTTTAGACATGCAGTTAAGGTTTACATCTTGAATtgagtgaattgaattgaccccATCCCatctgggcagctcccagtgtgaatgtgtataactGTAGTAACGTGAAGCAGTGAGGGgctgaaagacaggaaaaaaaaaaagggttagaGATAAAATAAAGATTAGGGATTATTAACATATTAAAGGAAACAGGCTGATATGGAACTGACAGATGTAAGGGACAGCTCTGTCCAGAcagatctcacagaaaaacatgaaatgaacacgacatgttaacagcaaattacgtggtGGTGGAACATAAAGTGTTAcatttacgttttcccagcatgaaacagataagtgaaggagacacgactataaacaggaagtagtgtgacattgaagtagcacggtGGCCAGTTAGGGCGTtgtggttggggtggtggatgggcgtatacgtttgccttcgatgtcggcgaccggggttcaattcccagcgttttcaaaggacatttcaaccgCAAGTCACATTTTAAGAGAGAGATGCAACATTCACACTTTCCCACCTGCTGTGTTGATGGTGGCAGACAGAAAAGCGCTGCATTTCATGGAACGACCAAATGTGTATTTACAACAGagaggcagcagggggcagcgaCAGCCTGGCGAACTtctctggttctctgtgttGTGAACTCTTGGATCTACTCACCTGCAGAACCAGCTCCATTACAATGTAATCAGGATGGTCAATAAAATATAGCAGTAtagttaaaaaataataataatgtcccTTTAACCTGTACCAAGGACTTTGGAGACCACAGGATTTCCTTGCCACTCTtgaacataaatgaatgaataaataattaaataaataatttaccAGTAAAGAGGATTTGATTTGTAATCCTTTGTATCAGTAAATGCTGCCAAAGAGAAATGTTAATATTTATAACAATAAcaatcaacaaaataaaataaaaatcaacagcaaaagcaataaaaacaaagtaaaaaaaggTCTGTGCCTCACTCAGGGAATCAAACTCACAACCTTCAGGTTACAGGACGGTCTGCTCATGTACAGACTCAGCTCATGTTTACTGTACATAaccatggataaataaaagatagactcccatctctctctccctctctctttctcacacacacacacacacacacacacacacacacacacacacacacacacaccatctttcTATACATATAACAGCACTgccacttctctccctctttctcttccacaATGTTATGTTCTTTCCATACACTGTAAAATGGCACTgtcacccctttctctctctctctcacactcactcacacacactcacacacacacacgcacacacacacacaccatctttcTATACATATAACAGCACTgccacttctctccctctctttctcttccacaATGTTATGTTCTTTCCATACACTGTAAAATGGCactgtcacctctctctctctctctctctctctctctctctctctctctctctctctctctctctctctctctctctctctctctctctctctctctccctgtctttcactcacagtcacacacacacacacacacacacacaccatctttcTATACATACAACAGCACTgccacttctctccctctttttctcttccacaATGTTATGTTCTTTCCATACACTGTAAAATGGCactgtcacctctctctctctctctctctctttctctctctctctctctctctctctccctgtctttcactcacagtcacacacacacacacacacacacacacagagacatcgATTATTTCAAGGGAAACAACATCTTCAGACGTCACTCTCCTGCTGagtgatattttttgcagtgcgctGCGCTCTGCTCACCTTGACGCTCAGTTTGTTGCAGCTGACTCTGAGCGGCGGGCGGCTGAGCAGCAGCTACAGAGTCATCAGTCAGTCGGCTCGGCCTCAGCGGGAGGATGAACCGACAGGCCCGAGCGCTTCAGAGAGAAGCTGCTCGGTCTGGATCCGCTCTGCTGGATCAGCCTCATCAGGAAGAGCAGGAACCTCAACATGCTGTAATACAGTTCAACACTTAAGACACAGTCAGCTTGTTACAGTGTGAGATTTACGATGCTCTAGTATGCATGTTTAtaatgtatagtatgtatattaTGTAGTAAAGTATGCATGTGAagtgtatatatgatgtagtataggatgtatatgtaAGTATATATGAACACAGTGTGAGATTTTGCAAATTACAATTGCACTATCCACTTGGGTccgatatgttttttttaaaagccgATATGATTCTGATATTTTTACTCTAAAGTTGCTGAtagtcaatattcaatatctttaaattttattgttttcataacaaaaatgttagaagtattcagtgtttccccaagaattttcttctcatctgggtggaaaagcctctgaaacattcagagcatcatgggacactaaaactctccactgaatcccagactgatgacattttttataaaaccttaacaattaaatgaacaaataaactgcaaaaaaaaaatcttctgacTGGCagatctgatatttaataacaTGAATATCGGTCTActgtccagtgtgtgttgtcctctctctctctctctctctctctcactgttgtGTTCCTTTCATACCTGACATAATAGCAATGccacctctttctgtctctctctccctccgtccctccatctctctttctctgctccagTAACTCTTCCTTCATGTGGAATAATGGCCaaggtgtgttttgtgtctctgtgctgATTCtcatgcaacattttgattggcttcttcttcttcttcttcttcttcttcttcttctgagttTCACAGTgcagtgttttagtgtcccatggtttcaatgctgcttcagaggcttttctaccctgaaaaaaaaagaaaaaatcttgcagaaacactgaatacttactTGAATATTTTTGGGCATGAAGATGTTCTAAGATACTGattattggcacaaaatatcggctattgaCAAGTTTTTTATATTATTGATATTGGTTGCAAGCAGccagtactagtagtactaaTAACTTACTGTGTCTAAAACTACACAGAAAAAGGAGATAAAAACTGGGGAAACGCATTCAAAGGAAGAGTATATTTAGCCTGTCATGCGGTTATTTAACATGATGTTAAATAATGTTTAACATGACGTTGAAATATAATTGGTTTGCACGTTTGTATTACCCTgatttgctatattcttgtttAGAGTatgttctgtttgtctgtgctgTGTCCTAGTCCTATTTGCTGCTgaagtttccccacagggatccttaaagttttatcttatcataCAGTTTGTATCCTGCATTTGTTTCCTGGGTTGTTATAGAGCAGAAACAAATTAGTATggtttgaaaaaataaatcaaatgtgaCTATTATGAGACTATTCTTTGTAACTTCCACTGGCTGAACAGAGAGCAAGACGTGATTTTTCCGAACATTTCACCGGCTCCAGTTTTCATACGTAAGTACAAGGACAATGAGAACTGCTTACTTATGGACAAATTAATGGACAACAgttgcttgttttttgttttgttttgtcatgtcCTGAATAATATATATTACTGAAAAATGCTGATTATTTTGGTACAATGCGGTATTTGGTTTTCTTTACGCTCATTGCCCTCTTCCTGTCATGCAGAATCTCAGACTGGGTGACTGGTTTCCAAACTTCATGAGGAGCAAaactgttcagttctgttcaaaACTGTTCTGttatgccgcttttccaccgcatggtaccggctcaactcgactcgactctactcgccttttttggtttcccattgggcaagtaccaggtaccaggtaccatattacctggtacctggtactttttctggtagcacctccgtcgaggttccaagcgagctgaggcgataccaaaaggtgacgtgaaaacactgcagactact encodes the following:
- the LOC139913974 gene encoding natterin-3-like, producing MLIPTRSPVLLWISHPLTTLCHALTDERLSARSERHENTAVSEPEGPQDAGPSGSPALRLSGSPALQTRSAAAGLGQQRPRPQDRRPQLESRLRSRDPAGLVGEDVSCAPGVMKLSVLVLLALLVSLLTPASSFMFDDTVNLKWLTWPGSLPNGAVSIDNKYNGRTDYVCKYSTSAGFYNPSLGPQCRYPYGDKEYLGSPFEILVNKDNFEFLEWKEGSWGSVPQHSVMIGPRVDVYVGKNKYGLGKVVPGFKAFFLPWEGKEYWYKYYEVLTINKDITSQHISNVRYAVNEAVIFQYPPETMRISGATNNQCQSVVKTVTISKTTELGKTWNIGRATTLSFKTTITAGIPYIGSTGIEFGTEMTMEFSQGTTKVETLSHSVSVQVTVPPNHSCSVRMVGRKFKTDISYTALLSRTYRNGETKWTSITGTYDGVEIGEVQAVIDHCKPVANAQPCP